In Mycobacterium sp. 050128, one genomic interval encodes:
- a CDS encoding DUF6542 domain-containing protein, whose amino-acid sequence MSAQRGTSAVEAAHRSIYPGIAGVPSWIALLIAVTATAIGYGIDSGSGHKELTGIFACLYIAGCVLAVLAVRQEGLFTAVIQPPLILFCAVPGAYWLFHGGKIGSVKDLLINCGYPLIERFPLMLGAAGGVLLIGLIRWYLGMSQRPTASDAAEDTATAGVAEKSPFLRAVSTKLNSLLGVGSSDDDADAEEPIDAQRRSTKASTRTSRTERSGRSSASSARSRSRHARPSPEEEHDPAAERPRRRRQTPPRDYDPADPPPRSARRRPRPQGDLDQRGQSQREGRRDPRSRRNPYERPAPRGSRYEDYDRYDPSEPLRRYQSYEPYESYQPASESRREHAAASGTNGTDPSHHPISQVRYRGSGKSDERRGEPRGDRRGRSRTNGRPAERPPAESWEYDA is encoded by the coding sequence GTGTCAGCGCAGCGGGGAACCTCGGCAGTAGAAGCTGCCCATCGCTCGATCTACCCCGGCATCGCAGGGGTGCCGTCGTGGATAGCCCTGCTCATCGCCGTTACCGCGACTGCCATTGGGTATGGCATCGACTCCGGCTCCGGTCACAAGGAGCTGACCGGCATCTTCGCTTGCCTCTATATAGCGGGCTGCGTGCTGGCGGTGCTGGCCGTACGCCAGGAAGGTCTGTTCACCGCGGTCATCCAGCCGCCGCTGATCCTTTTCTGCGCGGTGCCGGGCGCCTACTGGCTGTTCCACGGCGGCAAAATCGGCAGCGTCAAAGACCTGCTGATCAACTGCGGCTATCCGCTCATCGAGCGCTTCCCCTTGATGCTCGGCGCCGCCGGCGGTGTGTTGCTGATCGGCCTGATCAGGTGGTATCTGGGGATGTCGCAGCGACCGACCGCGAGTGACGCGGCTGAGGACACCGCGACCGCCGGCGTTGCGGAGAAGTCGCCCTTCCTGCGGGCCGTCAGCACGAAACTGAACTCACTGCTGGGCGTCGGGTCATCGGATGACGACGCCGACGCAGAAGAGCCCATCGACGCACAGCGCCGCTCCACCAAAGCCTCGACCAGAACCAGCCGCACGGAGCGCAGCGGCCGGTCCTCGGCAAGTTCCGCCCGAAGCCGGTCCCGGCACGCCCGCCCGTCGCCGGAGGAGGAGCACGACCCTGCGGCCGAGCGGCCACGGCGGCGGCGCCAGACCCCGCCGCGCGACTACGACCCCGCCGACCCGCCGCCCCGGTCCGCGCGGCGCCGTCCGCGACCGCAGGGCGATCTCGACCAGCGCGGCCAATCGCAGCGGGAAGGCCGTCGGGACCCGCGCAGCCGCCGCAATCCCTACGAGCGCCCGGCGCCGCGCGGCAGTCGATACGAGGACTACGACCGCTACGATCCGTCGGAGCCATTGCGCCGCTACCAGTCCTATGAGCCGTACGAGTCCTATCAGCCCGCCTCGGAGTCCCGGCGCGAGCACGCCGCGGCGAGCGGGACGAACGGCACCGACCCGTCGCACCACCCGATTTCGCAGGTGCGCTACCGCGGATCGGGCAAATCCGACGAGCGCCGCGGTGAGCCGCGCGGGGACCGCCGCGGTCGGTCTCGGACAAATGGCCGGCCGGCGGAGCGTCCCCCGGCCGAATCCTGGGAGTACGACGCCTAA
- a CDS encoding putative quinol monooxygenase, whose product MIFIVVKFETKPDWTDRWPDLVASFTAATRAEAGNLWFEWSRSLENPAEYVLVEAFRDGDAGGVHVNSEHFKQAMQELPQALKSTPKIINQTIDATGWSEMGEMSVD is encoded by the coding sequence ATGATCTTCATCGTCGTCAAGTTCGAAACCAAGCCCGACTGGACCGACCGCTGGCCGGACCTGGTCGCCTCCTTCACCGCGGCCACCCGCGCCGAAGCGGGCAACCTGTGGTTCGAGTGGTCGCGCAGCTTGGAGAACCCGGCAGAGTACGTCTTGGTCGAGGCATTCCGCGACGGTGACGCCGGCGGCGTCCACGTCAACAGCGAACACTTCAAGCAGGCGATGCAAGAGCTCCCACAGGCCCTGAAGTCCACGCCCAAGATCATCAATCAGACGATCGACGCGACAGGGTGGTCGGAGATGGGGGAGATGTCGGTCGACTAG
- a CDS encoding 4-hydroxy-3-methylbut-2-enyl diphosphate reductase codes for MAPTVDMGIPGASSSVANDPARKRVLLAEPRGYCAGVDRAVETVERALQKHGAPVYVRHEIVHNRHVVDTLEKAGAVFVEETDEVPEGAIVVFSAHGVAPTVHAAAAERNLHTIDATCPLVTKVHNEARRFARNDYDILLIGHEGHEEVIGTAGEAPDHVQLVDGVASVDDVTIRDENKVVWLSQTTLSVDETMEIVERLRQRFPKLQDPPSDDICYATQNRQVAVKAMAPECELVIVVGSRNSSNSVRLVEVALGGGAMAAYLVDWADDIDPAWLQGVTTVGVTSGASVPEVLVRGVLERLAEAGFDVVQPVTTAQETLVFALPREIRSLL; via the coding sequence ATGGCGCCGACTGTCGACATGGGAATTCCCGGCGCATCCAGCTCTGTAGCCAACGATCCGGCCCGTAAGCGAGTGCTGCTGGCCGAGCCTCGTGGCTACTGCGCGGGTGTGGACCGGGCGGTCGAAACGGTGGAGCGCGCACTGCAGAAGCATGGTGCGCCGGTCTATGTGCGCCACGAGATCGTGCACAACCGGCACGTGGTCGACACCCTGGAAAAGGCCGGCGCGGTGTTCGTCGAGGAGACCGATGAGGTCCCCGAGGGCGCCATCGTGGTGTTCTCCGCCCACGGCGTCGCGCCGACCGTGCACGCCGCGGCCGCCGAACGTAACCTGCACACCATCGACGCCACCTGCCCCTTGGTCACCAAGGTGCACAACGAGGCCCGGCGCTTCGCCCGCAACGACTACGACATCCTGCTGATTGGCCATGAGGGCCACGAGGAGGTCATCGGCACCGCCGGGGAGGCGCCCGACCACGTGCAGCTGGTCGACGGGGTCGCCTCCGTGGACGACGTGACGATCCGCGACGAGAACAAGGTGGTGTGGCTCTCGCAGACCACGCTGTCGGTCGACGAAACCATGGAGATCGTTGAGCGGCTGCGGCAACGCTTCCCGAAGCTGCAGGATCCGCCCAGCGACGACATTTGTTACGCGACCCAGAACCGCCAGGTCGCGGTCAAGGCGATGGCGCCCGAGTGCGAGCTGGTGATCGTCGTCGGATCCCGCAATTCGTCGAACTCGGTGCGCCTGGTGGAAGTGGCGCTGGGCGGCGGCGCTATGGCTGCTTACCTGGTCGACTGGGCCGACGACATCGACCCGGCCTGGCTGCAGGGGGTCACCACGGTCGGGGTCACCTCCGGCGCGTCGGTTCCCGAGGTGCTGGTGCGCGGCGTGCTGGAGCGGCTGGCCGAGGCCGGCTTCGACGTGGTGCAACCGGTGACCACGGCGCAGGAGACGCTGGTGTTCGCGCTGCCGCGGGAAATCCGGTCGTTGCTCTGA
- a CDS encoding nitroreductase/quinone reductase family protein, protein MALRYVDPTVEYGRWYRMLERFGRSRTGGFMARHLFWHIDPWLYRVTGGRYPSILGGLSSAPLISTGAKSGRPREHQLAYFHDGPDAILVASYLGQPKNPQWYHNLKAHPECRLGDEHFVAVEVTDPDDYERLYALAEHVCVNYADYRVKAAGRRIPVFRLKPA, encoded by the coding sequence ATGGCGCTGCGCTATGTCGACCCGACCGTGGAGTACGGCCGCTGGTATCGGATGTTGGAACGCTTCGGACGCTCGCGAACCGGTGGCTTCATGGCGCGACATCTGTTCTGGCACATCGACCCGTGGCTGTACCGCGTCACGGGCGGGCGCTACCCCTCCATCCTGGGCGGACTTTCATCGGCACCCTTGATCAGCACGGGCGCCAAATCGGGCCGGCCGCGCGAGCATCAACTCGCCTACTTTCATGACGGGCCCGACGCGATCTTGGTCGCCTCGTACCTGGGGCAGCCCAAGAATCCGCAGTGGTACCACAACCTGAAGGCCCATCCCGAATGCCGACTCGGCGACGAGCACTTCGTGGCGGTGGAGGTCACCGATCCCGACGACTACGAGCGGCTGTACGCGCTTGCCGAGCACGTTTGCGTCAACTACGCCGACTACCGCGTCAAGGCCGCTGGGCGACGGATTCCGGTTTTCCGCCTCAAGCCAGCCTAG
- a CDS encoding glucose-6-phosphate dehydrogenase — protein sequence MADDGGDSSNLLVIFGITGDLARKMTFRALYRLERRNLLDCPILGVASDDISVEELVARARGAINDAGEKIDDEVFDRLANRLDYIHGDVTDRDLYHRLAEMIGTDYCPLYYLEMPPALFAPIVENLAREGLVARARVAVEKPFGHDLESARELNERLRAVLEEDQILRVDHFLGKQPVVELECLRFANQALAALWDRQSVSEIHITMAENFGVEDRGRFYDAVGTLRDVVQNHLLQVLAMVAMEPPVGGTADDLNDKKSEVFRAIPALDPEHCVRGQYHGYTDVAGVAKDSQTETYIALRTEIDNWRWSGVPIFLRAGKSLPEKVTEVRLFLRRVPQLAFLPHRRAAEPNQIVLRIDPEPGMRMQLSAQVRDEWHDVHLDSLFATDLGEAEGPYELLLHAALTGDRTLFAREDSIEQTWRIVQPLLDKPGETHPYEPGSWGPEAAQALVRGHHHWQDPWFPPKTQSGQ from the coding sequence TTGGCCGACGACGGTGGTGATTCGTCCAACCTGCTGGTGATCTTTGGCATTACCGGTGATCTGGCCCGCAAGATGACGTTCAGGGCGCTGTATCGGCTCGAGCGCCGCAACCTACTCGACTGCCCGATCCTGGGTGTGGCGAGCGACGACATCAGTGTCGAGGAGCTCGTCGCGCGGGCTCGCGGGGCGATCAATGACGCCGGGGAGAAGATCGACGACGAGGTGTTCGATCGACTGGCGAATCGGTTGGACTACATCCACGGCGACGTCACCGACCGCGATCTCTACCACCGGCTGGCCGAGATGATCGGTACTGACTATTGCCCGCTGTACTACCTCGAGATGCCGCCCGCGTTGTTCGCGCCGATCGTCGAGAATCTCGCCCGAGAGGGCCTGGTGGCGCGCGCACGCGTCGCGGTGGAAAAGCCCTTCGGCCATGACCTGGAGTCAGCGCGCGAACTCAACGAGCGATTGCGCGCGGTGCTGGAGGAAGACCAGATCCTGCGGGTGGACCACTTCTTGGGCAAGCAGCCCGTGGTCGAACTCGAATGCCTCCGGTTCGCCAATCAGGCGCTGGCCGCGCTATGGGATCGCCAGAGCGTGTCGGAGATTCACATCACGATGGCCGAGAACTTCGGCGTCGAGGACCGGGGCAGGTTCTACGACGCGGTCGGCACGCTGCGCGACGTGGTGCAGAACCATCTGCTGCAGGTCCTGGCGATGGTGGCGATGGAGCCGCCGGTGGGCGGCACCGCCGATGACCTCAACGACAAGAAGTCCGAGGTGTTCCGCGCGATCCCGGCGCTGGATCCCGAACATTGCGTACGCGGTCAGTACCACGGCTACACCGATGTCGCTGGGGTGGCAAAGGATTCGCAGACCGAGACCTACATCGCGCTGCGGACCGAGATAGACAACTGGCGCTGGTCCGGAGTGCCGATCTTCCTGCGGGCCGGCAAGTCGCTGCCGGAAAAGGTCACCGAGGTGCGGTTGTTTCTGCGCCGCGTTCCGCAGCTGGCCTTCCTGCCGCACCGCAGGGCGGCCGAGCCCAATCAGATCGTGCTGCGCATCGATCCCGAGCCGGGGATGCGGATGCAGCTGTCCGCCCAGGTTCGCGACGAATGGCACGACGTCCACCTGGACTCGTTGTTCGCCACCGACCTGGGTGAAGCCGAGGGACCCTACGAACTGTTGCTGCACGCCGCGCTGACCGGCGATCGCACGCTTTTCGCGAGGGAAGACAGCATTGAACAGACGTGGCGCATCGTCCAGCCGCTGCTCGACAAGCCGGGCGAAACCCATCCCTATGAGCCCGGGTCCTGGGGGCCCGAGGCCGCGCAGGCGCTAGTCCGCGGTCACCACCATTGGCAAGACCCGTGGTTCCCTCCAAAAACGCAGTCGGGACAGTAA
- a CDS encoding carboxymuconolactone decarboxylase family protein has protein sequence MTDARAAGLEVFKEMLPGLIPDDATSLRDDGVAGELLELGLDHVFGSLWTRPGLDRRSRSLVTLGALIALRASEELKAHFPIAVRNGLTIEEIGEVIYHMTGYAGYPAAASARAVARDVLENS, from the coding sequence ATGACTGATGCACGCGCTGCGGGACTGGAAGTGTTCAAGGAGATGCTGCCGGGCCTGATCCCGGACGACGCCACCAGCCTGCGTGACGACGGCGTTGCCGGCGAACTCCTCGAGCTGGGTCTCGATCATGTCTTCGGATCGCTATGGACGCGGCCAGGATTGGATCGCCGCTCGCGCAGCCTGGTCACCCTGGGCGCGCTGATCGCGCTGCGAGCCTCGGAGGAACTGAAGGCGCATTTCCCGATCGCCGTGCGCAACGGGCTGACCATCGAGGAAATCGGCGAGGTCATCTATCACATGACCGGCTACGCGGGTTATCCGGCGGCCGCCAGTGCGCGCGCTGTCGCGCGTGACGTGCTGGAGAACTCCTAA
- a CDS encoding guanylate cyclase — MLTLDQALNETRTGDLWLFRGGSRPDRAIQTLTNSPVNHVGMTVAIDDLPPLIWHAELGDKLADMWTGTNHRGVQLNDLHQAVLQWNERYHQRCWLRQLTPHPTREQEDKLLRVIARMDGTAFPTTARLTGRWFRGRLPTVYDWTKGIPFVDKKVRDSTQRRKERQRMGLETAYCAETVAITYEEMGLLNTQKYSNYFDPGSFWSGDTLPLATGYALGEEIEVAVG, encoded by the coding sequence ATGCTCACCCTGGACCAGGCGCTGAACGAGACCCGAACCGGCGACCTCTGGTTGTTCCGCGGCGGTTCGCGACCCGACCGTGCCATTCAGACCCTGACGAACAGTCCGGTGAACCACGTCGGCATGACCGTGGCCATCGACGACCTGCCGCCGCTGATCTGGCATGCCGAACTCGGCGACAAGCTCGCCGACATGTGGACCGGGACCAACCATCGCGGCGTGCAGCTCAACGATCTGCACCAGGCCGTCCTGCAGTGGAACGAGCGCTACCACCAACGTTGCTGGCTGCGACAGCTGACGCCGCATCCCACCCGCGAACAAGAGGACAAGCTGCTGCGGGTGATCGCGCGGATGGACGGCACCGCGTTTCCGACCACAGCGCGCCTGACCGGCCGCTGGTTTCGTGGCCGGCTACCCACCGTTTACGACTGGACGAAGGGAATCCCCTTCGTAGACAAAAAAGTTCGGGACTCGACGCAGCGACGCAAGGAACGTCAGCGCATGGGCCTGGAAACGGCGTACTGCGCCGAGACGGTGGCGATCACGTACGAGGAAATGGGATTGCTCAACACCCAGAAGTACTCGAATTACTTTGACCCGGGCTCGTTCTGGAGTGGCGACACACTTCCGCTGGCGACGGGGTATGCGCTGGGCGAAGAAATCGAAGTGGCCGTCGGCTAG
- a CDS encoding adenylate/guanylate cyclase domain-containing protein yields the protein MRYVGDALHIAVYVLAGLAVVEACGLGVMWRLLVRSREEAEELRQRADARNWLISGGREAVKTVWNTATVMRKEGFGAAVRSNIEDLADWAEVERPDLARVTPDGRVVILFSDIEESTAINERIGDRAWVRLISSHDKLVSGLVKRHFGHVVKSQGDGFMIAFARAEQAVRCGIELQHELHRDAKRKRHEEIRVRIGIHMGRSVRRGDDLFGRNVAMAARVAAQAVGGEILVSQPVRDALRDCDDIWFDEGRDVELKGFSGNYRLFAVESSR from the coding sequence ATGCGTTACGTGGGTGATGCACTGCATATCGCGGTCTACGTCCTGGCCGGACTTGCCGTGGTCGAAGCCTGCGGACTCGGTGTGATGTGGAGGTTGCTTGTTCGTAGCCGTGAGGAGGCCGAGGAGTTACGGCAACGTGCCGACGCCCGTAATTGGCTGATATCCGGTGGTCGCGAGGCCGTCAAGACGGTGTGGAACACCGCCACCGTGATGCGCAAGGAGGGCTTTGGCGCGGCGGTGCGCAGCAACATCGAAGACCTCGCCGACTGGGCCGAGGTCGAGCGGCCCGATCTCGCCCGGGTCACTCCCGACGGGCGGGTGGTGATTCTGTTCTCCGACATCGAGGAGTCCACCGCCATCAACGAGCGGATCGGCGACCGCGCCTGGGTCAGGCTGATCAGCTCGCATGACAAGCTCGTCTCCGGGTTGGTGAAGCGCCACTTCGGCCATGTGGTCAAGAGCCAGGGCGACGGCTTCATGATCGCCTTCGCCCGCGCCGAACAGGCGGTGCGGTGTGGCATCGAGCTTCAGCACGAGCTGCACCGGGACGCAAAACGCAAGCGGCACGAGGAGATTCGGGTGCGGATCGGCATCCACATGGGCCGCTCGGTACGTCGCGGCGATGATCTGTTCGGGCGCAACGTCGCAATGGCGGCGCGGGTCGCGGCTCAAGCCGTCGGTGGCGAAATCCTGGTGAGCCAGCCGGTGCGAGACGCGCTGCGCGACTGTGACGACATCTGGTTCGACGAGGGCCGCGACGTCGAGTTGAAAGGTTTTTCTGGCAATTATCGATTGTTCGCCGTGGAGTCCTCGCGCTGA
- the arr gene encoding NAD(+)--rifampin ADP-ribosyltransferase, whose protein sequence is MDAALDEGPFFHGTKAELRVGDLLTAGFRSNYRPEITMNHVYFTALRDGAGLAAELAAGDGTPRVYLVEPTGAFEDDPNVTDKKFPGNPTRSYRTREPLRVIAEVDDWIRLSPEALQAWRDRLAALRADERGEIIN, encoded by the coding sequence ATGGATGCGGCGCTAGACGAAGGTCCGTTCTTCCACGGGACAAAAGCTGAACTCAGGGTCGGCGACCTGCTCACGGCGGGCTTTCGTTCCAACTACCGACCGGAAATCACCATGAACCACGTCTATTTCACCGCCCTGCGCGACGGTGCCGGGTTGGCGGCCGAGCTCGCGGCCGGCGACGGCACGCCGCGCGTGTATCTCGTCGAACCGACCGGTGCGTTCGAGGACGATCCGAACGTCACCGACAAGAAGTTCCCCGGCAATCCGACCCGCTCCTATCGCACCCGCGAACCGCTGCGGGTCATCGCAGAAGTCGACGACTGGATACGGCTGTCACCGGAAGCACTTCAGGCGTGGCGCGACCGATTGGCCGCGCTGCGCGCCGACGAGCGCGGCGAGATCATCAACTGA
- a CDS encoding SDR family oxidoreductase, with protein MDTLRDKVAVITGAASGIGRAIAYTLADRGARIVAVDRDDEGIQLLAEERGPAVAPHRADVSDPEAFEGIRDATLQQFGRVDIVVNNVGVLTNGLPQDIPAAEWLRILDINLMSVVRSNAAFLPLLLDQGSGHLVNTASFAGLFTYSYDRMPYAASKAAIVQISEGLAIYLRPKNIGVTLLCPGPVLTNIAADVPSFGSGAPLRIPGEQFDLLDPATVGELVADAILHNRFFVPTHPQVVEELRRRLADWDGYIDYQISREPL; from the coding sequence ATGGACACCCTTCGCGACAAGGTCGCCGTCATCACCGGAGCGGCCAGCGGCATCGGTCGCGCCATCGCCTACACCTTGGCCGACCGGGGCGCCCGCATCGTGGCGGTCGACCGCGACGACGAAGGCATCCAGCTCCTCGCCGAGGAGCGGGGGCCCGCGGTTGCGCCGCATCGCGCCGACGTGTCGGATCCCGAGGCATTCGAAGGCATTCGGGATGCGACGCTGCAGCAGTTCGGCCGGGTCGACATCGTGGTCAACAACGTCGGTGTCCTGACAAACGGCCTGCCACAAGACATTCCCGCTGCCGAATGGCTACGCATCCTCGACATCAACCTGATGTCGGTGGTCCGCAGCAACGCCGCATTCCTGCCGCTGCTGCTGGATCAGGGCAGCGGGCATCTGGTCAACACCGCGTCGTTCGCCGGACTCTTCACCTACTCCTACGACCGAATGCCGTACGCGGCGAGTAAAGCCGCGATCGTACAGATCAGCGAGGGGCTGGCAATCTACCTGCGGCCCAAGAACATTGGCGTCACTCTGCTGTGCCCGGGGCCAGTTCTGACGAATATCGCGGCCGACGTGCCGAGCTTCGGCAGCGGCGCGCCACTGCGCATTCCCGGCGAGCAGTTCGACTTGCTCGACCCGGCGACCGTCGGAGAGTTGGTCGCCGACGCGATCCTGCACAACCGATTCTTCGTGCCCACTCATCCGCAAGTGGTCGAGGAGTTGCGCCGACGCCTCGCGGACTGGGATGGCTACATCGACTACCAGATCTCTCGCGAGCCCCTATGA
- the ychF gene encoding redox-regulated ATPase YchF, with protein sequence MSLSLGIVGLPNVGKSTLFNALTRNNVVAANYPFATIEPNEGVVALPDPRLDKLAELFGSEKIVPAPVTFVDIAGIVKGASEGAGLGNKFLANIRECDAICQVVRVFADDDVVHVDGKVDPSSDIEVIETELILADMQTLEKAVPRLEKEARNNKERKPVHEAAVAAEALLDSGKTLFAAGVDVSPLRELNLMTTKPFLYVFNADESVLTDEDRKAELRAMVAPADAVFLDAKIEAELQELDDESAAELLESIGQTERGLDALARAGFHTLKLQTYLTAGPKEARAWVIHQGDTAPKAAGVIHTDFEKGFIKAEIVSYDDLIEAGSMAAAKAAGKVRMEGKDYVMADGDVVEFRFGTTSTSKSKA encoded by the coding sequence GTGAGCCTGAGCCTGGGAATCGTGGGCCTGCCCAACGTGGGCAAGTCGACCCTGTTTAATGCGCTGACCCGCAACAACGTGGTAGCGGCGAACTACCCGTTCGCGACGATCGAACCGAACGAGGGCGTCGTGGCGCTGCCCGACCCGCGCCTGGACAAGCTGGCCGAGCTGTTCGGTTCCGAGAAGATCGTGCCGGCGCCTGTGACGTTCGTCGACATCGCCGGAATCGTGAAGGGTGCCTCCGAGGGCGCCGGGCTGGGCAACAAGTTCCTGGCCAACATCCGCGAGTGTGACGCGATCTGCCAGGTGGTGCGGGTGTTCGCCGACGACGACGTCGTGCACGTCGACGGCAAGGTCGACCCGAGCTCCGACATCGAGGTGATCGAGACCGAGCTGATCCTCGCCGACATGCAGACATTGGAGAAAGCCGTCCCGCGCCTGGAGAAGGAAGCCCGCAACAACAAGGAGCGCAAGCCCGTACACGAGGCGGCCGTCGCTGCCGAGGCCCTGCTGGACTCGGGCAAGACGCTGTTTGCGGCCGGTGTCGACGTGTCACCGCTGCGCGAGCTGAACCTGATGACGACCAAGCCATTTCTGTACGTGTTCAACGCCGACGAGTCGGTGCTCACCGACGAGGACCGAAAGGCCGAGCTGCGCGCGATGGTCGCACCCGCCGACGCGGTGTTCCTCGACGCGAAGATCGAGGCCGAACTCCAGGAGCTCGATGACGAGTCGGCCGCCGAGCTGCTGGAGTCCATCGGGCAGACCGAGCGCGGACTAGATGCGTTGGCGCGGGCCGGGTTTCACACTCTGAAGCTGCAGACCTACCTGACGGCAGGCCCAAAAGAGGCACGCGCGTGGGTGATTCATCAGGGCGATACCGCGCCCAAGGCGGCGGGGGTGATCCACACCGACTTCGAGAAGGGCTTCATCAAGGCCGAAATCGTGTCCTATGACGACTTGATCGAGGCCGGGTCGATGGCGGCCGCCAAGGCGGCCGGCAAGGTCCGGATGGAAGGCAAGGACTACGTGATGGCCGACGGCGACGTCGTGGAATTCCGGTTTGGAACAACCTCTACGTCCAAGAGCAAGGCCTAA
- a CDS encoding VOC family protein — MKFISTRLITADVNRLVAFYEMVTGTAAVWGNELFAEIAAEVATLAIGSDKTVPLFGVGSAEAAANRSAILEFLVEDVDAEFARLRGQLSEVVTEPTTMPWGNRALLFRDPDGNLVNLFTPVTDEARQKFGM, encoded by the coding sequence ATGAAGTTCATTTCGACTCGCCTCATCACGGCGGACGTCAATCGGCTCGTCGCTTTCTACGAGATGGTCACCGGAACCGCCGCGGTCTGGGGTAACGAACTGTTCGCCGAGATTGCGGCCGAAGTCGCGACGCTGGCCATCGGAAGTGACAAGACCGTGCCGCTATTCGGAGTCGGCTCTGCTGAGGCGGCAGCCAACCGCAGCGCGATCCTGGAGTTCCTCGTCGAGGATGTGGACGCCGAGTTTGCGCGCCTTCGCGGGCAGTTGAGCGAGGTCGTGACCGAGCCGACGACGATGCCGTGGGGCAATCGTGCGCTGTTGTTCCGCGACCCCGACGGAAACCTGGTCAACCTGTTTACTCCCGTCACCGACGAGGCCCGCCAAAAATTCGGGATGTGA
- a CDS encoding peptidoglycan endopeptidase: protein MTRATNFGLLTSLLLVSLRMIVLASLMSLINQVSGTPYIVGGDSPAGTDCSGLVSWVVNAATDRPVYGNRFNTGNEEAALLARGFQYGTAPNALVVGWNGGHTAVTLPDGTPVSSGERGGVHVGGAGAYQPGFTQHMFLPMPADGDGAPMGLPGMPPAPPDAPPPPPDAPPVLVGAVAPDMPPPPAPDLPPPGDPGIPSS from the coding sequence GTGACGCGCGCCACAAATTTTGGCTTGCTAACTAGCTTGTTGCTAGTGTCCCTCCGCATGATTGTTCTTGCATCGTTGATGTCGCTGATCAATCAGGTATCCGGGACGCCCTATATTGTGGGTGGAGACTCTCCCGCTGGTACCGATTGTTCGGGGCTGGTCTCGTGGGTTGTCAATGCTGCGACCGACAGGCCGGTTTACGGAAACCGATTTAATACAGGAAATGAAGAAGCCGCGCTATTGGCGCGGGGCTTTCAATATGGAACGGCTCCCAACGCGTTGGTTGTCGGCTGGAACGGTGGCCACACGGCAGTGACCCTGCCGGACGGCACGCCGGTGTCCAGCGGCGAGCGTGGCGGGGTGCACGTCGGTGGTGCCGGCGCTTACCAGCCCGGATTCACCCAACACATGTTCCTGCCGATGCCCGCGGACGGTGACGGCGCTCCCATGGGGCTGCCCGGTATGCCGCCTGCGCCGCCGGACGCACCGCCGCCACCGCCCGACGCGCCGCCCGTTTTGGTCGGTGCCGTCGCGCCCGATATGCCGCCTCCGCCGGCCCCGGATTTGCCTCCGCCCGGCGATCCGGGAATTCCAAGTTCATAA